A part of Capsicum annuum cultivar UCD-10X-F1 chromosome 6, UCD10Xv1.1, whole genome shotgun sequence genomic DNA contains:
- the LOC107874790 gene encoding putative F-box/LRR-repeat protein At5g41840 produces the protein MEGSSDATCGDRISKLPEPILHHILSFLHAKHAARMSTLSKVWDSAWNSLPYLDFGEIFWWSKDLNVVMDQTLASRKKHKISMQRFSLWLSYYACLSYDDRWIKILIACNIKELNLRVETHYYRGNFLYGSLPVAIFAAKSLNVLSLHGFNIELPADDGTINLSSLRELHLSFVFLDEQFIKAMCTSCCNLEHLSLQYFNGLTSFQVGGTLPKLKMINLVNLEPPDSLLQLVDIVAINLKNLSISNKFYGNINVVRITACKALKNLYLNCVDITDNWLEELFYSLKNLEKFDLICCKALKIMKITSERLKQLRVVDCHNLIAVELDTPNLIKFHCFNEKFKVFLG, from the coding sequence ATGGAAGGGAGTAGTGATGCAACATGTGGTGATCGAATTTCGAAATTGCCAGAGCCAATTTTGCATCATATCCTGTCTTTCCTACATGCTAAGCATGCGGCACGAATGAGTACATTGTCCAAGGTTTGGGATAGTGCTTGGAATTCACTCCCCTACTTAGATTTTGGTGAGATTTTCTGGTGGTCAAAAGATCTGAATGTTGTTATGGATCAAACTCTAGCAAGTAGGAAAAAGCACAAGATTTCCATGCAAAGGTTCTCTCTATGGTTAAGCTATTATGCTTGTCTTTCTTATGACGACAGATGGATTAAGATACTCATAGCTTGTAATATCAAAGAGTTGAATCTAAGAGTAGAAACACATTATTATCGAGGCAACTTCCTATACGGCAGCTTGCCCGTGGCAATCTTTGCTGCCAAGTCGCTAAATGTGCTGAGTTTGCATGGATTTAATATTGAATTGCCCGCTGATGATGGTACGATAAATTTATCATCTTTGCGAGAATTGCACCTCTCTTTTGTGTTTTTGGATGAGCAATTTATTAAGGCTATGTGCACAAGCTGCTGCAATTTAGAGCATCTGTCTCTGCAGTATTTCAACGGACTCACCAGCTTTCAAGTTGGTGGTACTTTACCTAAACTGAAAATGATTAACTTGGTAAACTTGGAACCTCCCGATTCATTACTCCAATTGGTTGATATTGTAGCaattaatctcaaaaatcttagcaTCAGCAACAAATTTTATGGGAATATAAATGTTGTAAGAATAACTGCTTGCAAAGCCCTCAAGAATTTGTACCTCAATTGTGTGGATATCACTGATAATTGGTTAGAGGAACTATTTTACAGCCTAAAAAATCTTGAAAAGTTTGATTTAATATGTTGCAAGGCCTTGAAGATTATGAAGATCACGAGTGAAAGGCTCAAACAACTAAGAGTAGTTGATTGTCACAATTTGATTGCTGTTGAATTGGACACTCCTAATTTAATAAAGTTCCACTGTTTTAATGAGAAGTTTAAAGTTTTCTTGGGTTGA